One segment of Deltaproteobacteria bacterium DNA contains the following:
- a CDS encoding TetR/AcrR family transcriptional regulator produces the protein MAKRERKEAEAGGEVRERLLSGATELFASKGYAATTVREIVERAGVTKPVLYYYFRSKEGIYLDLMREPFGKFAALVEETLLPAGSARERLFRLCLRAYDIFVENIDAARVMYSIYYGPPQGAPFIDFDAYHRRFQEAVLQVLREGVRDGEFRRVNLRDAMWAVVGAVNVAMEVELCHPSESLGRDGVRRVLEIVLEGIVKDRKVTGEKGRKT, from the coding sequence ATGGCGAAAAGGGAGCGGAAGGAGGCCGAGGCGGGCGGTGAGGTGAGGGAGCGCCTCCTGTCCGGGGCGACCGAGCTGTTCGCCTCGAAAGGGTACGCCGCCACGACCGTCCGCGAGATCGTCGAGCGGGCGGGCGTGACCAAGCCGGTCCTGTACTACTACTTCCGCAGCAAGGAGGGGATCTACCTCGACCTGATGCGGGAGCCTTTCGGCAAGTTCGCCGCGCTCGTCGAGGAGACGCTCCTTCCGGCCGGCTCAGCGAGGGAGCGGCTGTTCCGGCTGTGCCTCCGTGCGTACGACATCTTCGTCGAGAACATCGACGCCGCGAGGGTGATGTATTCGATCTACTATGGGCCCCCGCAAGGCGCGCCGTTCATCGACTTCGACGCGTACCACCGCCGTTTCCAGGAGGCGGTGCTCCAGGTCCTCCGGGAAGGGGTCCGGGACGGCGAGTTCCGGCGGGTGAACCTGCGCGATGCGATGTGGGCGGTCGTCGGAGCGGTCAACGTGGCAATGGAGGTGGAGCTTTGCCACCCGTCGGAGAGCCTCGGGAGGGACGGCGTCCGGCGCGTCCTCGAGATCGTTCTCGAAGGGATAGTAAAGGACAGGAAAGTCACCGGAGAAAAGGGGAGGAAGACATGA
- a CDS encoding efflux RND transporter periplasmic adaptor subunit translates to MNRRFALGAAVLVAFLAAAGCSSKEGIEKAKTAPAGKPAVSVDAANAAAGDVTEGIEVTGTLSPKYQAEIKSEYGGVVARVYVNDWARVRKGDPLLKVDTREGEVLLLKAKAALEMAKAGRMEAEAAVSRADREYDRAVKLQESGLLTRQGMDDARTQKEAAAARIAAAKAQVAAAGEDVAHATTRLSKAVIRSPFDGTVAERLVNAGDLVGEMQKVVFRLVDNRLLELTVSVPSTEMAALRVGQPVRFSTDAFPGREFDGKVAHINPSVSPGDRSVRVIAEVRNVPEVLKGGLFVKGRIATGGRKGVVQVPRTALLSWNVAARKGEVFVVDNNVARRRGVTTGAVQGDRVEIPSGLRSGETVVTRGAFLLSDGDAVKVAAAAK, encoded by the coding sequence ATGAACCGGAGATTCGCCCTCGGGGCCGCCGTTCTCGTCGCGTTTCTCGCCGCGGCCGGCTGCTCTTCGAAGGAGGGGATCGAGAAGGCGAAGACCGCCCCTGCGGGGAAGCCCGCCGTTTCGGTGGACGCGGCGAACGCGGCGGCGGGGGATGTCACCGAGGGGATCGAGGTGACCGGGACCCTCTCGCCGAAGTATCAGGCGGAGATCAAGTCGGAGTACGGCGGTGTGGTCGCGCGGGTCTACGTGAACGACTGGGCGCGGGTTCGAAAGGGCGATCCCCTGCTCAAGGTGGATACGAGGGAGGGGGAGGTCCTCCTCCTGAAGGCGAAGGCGGCCCTCGAGATGGCGAAGGCCGGGCGGATGGAGGCCGAGGCGGCCGTCTCGCGCGCCGACCGGGAGTACGACCGGGCGGTCAAGCTGCAGGAGTCCGGGCTGCTTACGAGGCAGGGGATGGATGACGCGCGGACGCAAAAGGAGGCGGCGGCCGCGCGGATCGCGGCGGCCAAAGCCCAGGTGGCGGCCGCGGGGGAGGACGTCGCCCACGCGACAACGCGCCTTTCGAAGGCGGTGATCCGCTCCCCCTTCGACGGGACGGTGGCGGAGCGCCTGGTGAATGCCGGGGACCTCGTGGGCGAGATGCAGAAGGTGGTCTTCCGCCTCGTGGACAACCGGCTCCTCGAACTCACGGTGAGCGTGCCTTCCACGGAGATGGCCGCCCTGCGCGTGGGACAGCCGGTGCGGTTTTCCACCGACGCGTTCCCCGGCAGGGAGTTCGACGGGAAGGTCGCCCACATCAACCCGTCGGTGAGCCCCGGCGACCGCTCCGTTCGCGTGATCGCCGAGGTGCGCAACGTTCCGGAGGTCCTCAAGGGCGGGCTGTTCGTGAAGGGGAGGATCGCGACCGGAGGCCGGAAGGGGGTCGTCCAGGTCCCGCGGACGGCTCTTCTGTCCTGGAACGTGGCCGCCCGGAAGGGGGAGGTCTTCGTCGTCGACAACAACGTCGCGCGCCGCCGGGGGGTGACGACGGGAGCGGTCCAGGGGGACCGCGTCGAGATCCCCTCGGGCCTGCGGTCCGGGGAGACGGTGGTCACCCGCGGCGCGTTTCTCCTTTCGGACGGCGACGCGGTGAAGGTTGCC